TTTCGCTCCTCGTCGCGAAAAATAGCAAACCAGTGAAGTGGGATAATATTTTCAGAAAAGAAGATATGAGACTGACCCTTCGATCCTAAAGGAGCAATATAATATCTCCCATTTTTATCCTTCATGAAAAAACAATCTTCTATCTCCTCCTCCAACACGTCAAGATTTGAGGAAATTGCCTTTCTGAAGCTATCGTACTCATTTCCAAACCAAACCCCGAAAGGTGACGTCGGTCCGCCCCAATACTTTTCGTAAAAATCGATGTATGAAAACCAGTAGTCGCTTTTATCGCCAAAATTTTCAACGGGTTCATACAGTATCAATGTGCTGTTTGCCATATATATTAATATATCAAATCTGACAAAAAAACATAATATTTATCCCAAAATATATCTTTAACACCATTATGATTCAAACAGGACAACCCCAGAATCCGGCCGATCAGGATTAAAAGAAACCAATTGACAACCACTCAACAAAAGTCGTAATATGATTGGATGACCGATTTGACCCTCGAAAAATTGATAAAAAAAGCAAAAAAGAAAAAGATCGATTTGGGCCCGAACCCAGCTAAAACGATAAGGGCTTGCGTGAAGCTTGGACTTATTCCAAAACCTAAAAGACGGATTTCAAGAATAAACAACGGCAAAAAAACCACATATTACTATCCCGATAATACGTTAGATAAATTAGTACATATAAAAGCCCTTAAATCGGAAGGCGTCTCTCTGGAAGAGATAAGAGAAAGCTTTGCCCTTGTGTACGTTCAAACAGCTCTTCATGACCTTATCCGCCAGGCTGATGATGAAAGAATTGGACAACTTGCTCAAATAATCGGAAGCAAGGATAAGGAACTAGAGGCCATCGTACAGGCCCCACTTATCTATGTAATAGAGGGCATGTCCCAGGAGGAAGCAAAAAAAATTCTTACCCTATTCTGCGGAGTCGGGTTTTATGCCCTTCTGGAGGCTGAACAGGAGCTGGAAAAACTGAAGTTTAACGATGCCAGGAAAGCACTATCCAAAGCGATTTTTTATAATTCTATAGCAGTGTTAAGACTAGCCCGCACTACAGGTGACACAAAGCTGGAAGCTACAGCCACAGACGTTTATGAGAAAGTTGTACTAGAACCAATCAGAAAGGCGACTGAGAGTGTTAGGAAAGAATTTAAAAAATCGATCGATAAGTATCTCAGAGAAAAGGGGTTAAATATTTAAGTGACCAGCATAGAAAAAGATTTTCCCAATTACCATGAAATCTATAACCGCTTACCGATGTACTCCGCTATGCTATATATGTTTTCAAGAAGGTTTTGATCAATATCTTCCTCGTCAATGCTTATTTCAAACTCGGATTCCAATGCCACAAGCAATTCCAAAGTGGCTACCGAATCAACGCCAACACCCAACTCTATTAGGGGTGTGTCATCCTTAATTTCTTCAGGATCAACTTCAGATAACATTTTTTCAATCAATACTTTCCTAATTCTACTATTTATATTGTCTTTCATTGTATCGAAACCTAAAAGCTACCATCAAACAGGCCCGCTTGGAATAGATCTACTTTAACAGACCAATAATTACTTTACCCGTAGGCCCCTTGGGTATACTTTCTCTGAATTCAATCTTGCGGGGAATCTTAAAATCAGCGATTTTGCCCTGACAAAATTCATAAATCTCTTTAGCGGTTAAATCGGTCCTTGGGACTATTACTGCCTTTACCACTTCATTACCCTCACTATCGCTCACACCGAAAACCACCACTTCCTTCACCTTCGAATGTCCTGAAATTTGATGTTCAACCTCCCTTGGATTTACCTTATTTCCACTGATACTTATGAACATCTTTTTTCTTCCGACAATTCTGATATACCCCTCTTTATCCGTAGTTCCCAAATCACCGGTATGATAATACCCATTCTTAAACACGCTCATTGTATCCTGGGGAAGGTTCCTATAACCCCTCGTCATTGACGTACTCTTAACGGCTATTTCCCCCTCCTCGCCCGCTCCAGCTACCGAACCGTCTTCCCGAAGAATTTTAACTTCTACATTTTTTACCGGTTGCCCGACTGAATCAAAATTACCTTCAACATCTTGAGATAGATTTATGGCTATTACACCAGTCTCGGTCGAACCATATAGTTGCCTTGGATAAATTCCAAATTTTTCATGGAATCGATAGAAAACCTCTTTTGATAGTGGAGAACCCGAGGAAATAACCAATTTGAGAGACGAAAAATGTCTAGGCTCTGGAAGATAGGTTTTGGCTAATACATCAAGCATAAACGGGACTGCCGGGAACACAGTTATTGCTTCACCTTCGATCAAATCTATCACCCTATTCCTGTTGAATGAGCTCAAAACATAAAGGGTACCGCCCACCCTTATACCACTAATAAAATTTCCTAATGCGTACGTATGCGATAGTGGAACGACAAATAGTATCTTATCATCCTCTGTCCAACCAACGGTCTGAGTATGATTTTCAGCAAGAGCAATAAGATTCACATGAGTCCTTACCACACACTTTGGTTTACCGGTAGAACCGGTTGAATAAAGATAAATTGCCTCATCATCGGGTATTAGGTTATATTGGATTTCCCTTGAAACTCCATTACTAGAATATGAATAGTCTGTGATAGCTCCTCTTATGACTACTAAGGATGCGCCGGTCTGATCAGCAGATTTTTCGGCCATAGGTCTTAATGCTTCTTCAGTAAGTATAATTCGCGGGGAGGAATTGGAGATATAATATTTTAATTCTGTTTCCTTATAGGCGGTATTTAAGGGAACTGAAATAGCGCCAATCTCAAGCACACTAAAAAAACTAGTTATAAACTCAAGCGAGTTAGGCAGTAAAATTGCAACTCTGTCACCATGACCAACTCCCTTTGATACAAGGAACGAAGTTAGATCTTGTACCATAGAAAAAAGGGTTCGATAAGTAATCCTTTTTTCTCCGTCCACAACCGCAATTCCTTCGGAATGCGCCCTCGCTGAATGTTTGAGTAAATCTGGAATTACTTTCATACTGAATTTCCTATTCTAGGGATACATACATGGAATAGTTAAACCCTCCTCTTCTGGAAAACCAAACATGATGTTCATGTTTTGTATTGCCTGTCCGCCTGCCCCTTTCCCCAGGTTATCAAGCGCTACAACAGTTATGCATACATCATCTTGAAATCCAATTCCGATATCACAAAAGTTCGTGGACCTCACGTTCTTTAAAGAAGGATATTTCCCCAAATTACATACCCGTATGAAAGAGCTTTCCGCATAGTATTCAAGATACAGATTCCATAAACGCTCCAATTCCAGGGGCTCTCTGAGCTCAGAGTAAATCGTCGTTAGGATTCCACGGTTAACTGGAATCCTATGGGGAACAAAGGTTAGCCTTACTGGGCCGCCACTCAAAATTGAGAGTTGTTTTTCCATTTCTGGCTTTTGATCATGTTTATCGATTCCAAAAGCTACAGCGGTTTCATTCGATTCCGAGAAATGATGCTCAAGAACAGGCGCTCTCCCGGCACCAGCAAGACCAGCTTTTGAATCGATTCTTATTGACCCATCCTCTAAGAGTCCATTATTCATAACTGGTGCTAGCCCGTATATCACGCTACTTGAATAGCAACCAGGGTTTGCAACGAGAGCAGCATCTCTTATCCTACCTTTATAAATTTCAGGAAGGCCATAGACAGCACTCTGTAGCAAATCTTTACATGCATGCTCTACCCCATATAAGTCCTTGTATTCCTCGTGATCACTAAGTCTGAAATCAGTACTTAAATCTATTACCCGAGTACCAGTCTGAATTAGCCTTTCAACAAAATGCATAGATTTTCCACCCGGAAGACAACTGAAGGCTAAATCAACAATTTCAAAGGATTTAAGTTTAGTAATACTCGAACACCTTACATCAATGAAATTATTGAATTGAGGGAAAACTTCATAAATCTTCTTGCCTGAAAATTTCTCAGATGTCAGCCAGACTATCTCAACATTTGGATGACGAATCAAAAGCCTGGTCAGTTCTGCTCCCGTATAACCTGTGGCTCCCAAAATTCCGACTCTGGTCTTCATCGATTCTGAGTTTGACTAAATTTCGTAAAAATGCAAACGTTTTTGATAGTATAATTCATTGGATTAAAATGCAGAATATCAATAAGTGTGTCGACAATCACTCCCTTGACACATTTTTAATGGCAATGATAATATTTCACCACATTATATAAGGAGGATAAGAATGATTAAAGCTTTAGGTAATTCGTATCTGTTTCCAATCTTAACGTTATTTTTTCTCTTATCATTTATAGGCTGTGAAAACGACGAAAGTAAGAAGATCGTAATCAAAGGAAATGTGGATAACACATCCGCAACAGTTGAAGCGGTAGTGAACGGACAGGTAGTGGACAGCGATGACACAGATGCAAATGGTAATTACCGAGTAACGGTTTCCAATAACGCTAACAGCGTGCAACTACGTTTTGTGACCGACACCTTTAATGTCGCACGAGTAATTCAATTAACGCCGGACAGTGAGGTCATCTTTGATGTATCCATCGAACCAGGGGTGATCACGATAGACAACTGGCAGGTTATTCAAGAGCGTTTGAAATTGTCTGGCAACGATACCATCACCTATAATGAACCTGACGCCGATTTTTCAATTAATGGATCAGGGAAGGATTGCCTGCGTACGAAAGGAAGTAGTGTTATCGATATCTCAGCCAGAAACATTACACTGGTCGATTGCGGCGAAGGTATAATCACTGAGGGCTCGTCCAGCTTAATGTTTGACGCAGTCGAAAATATCAACATAACAGCGAGGAGCAATGGAATAAGGTCAACAAATGAAAGTTCCGTATTTCTCTCCTCGGACAACGGAATTTTCGTCAGCTCAAATACAGATAGAGGTATTAGGTCAACTGGAACTTCAGAGGTAATACTCGACCCACAAGTAACCTGTACAATTTTTGGCTCAAACAATGCAATTAGTGCAAGCTCGAGCGCATTTATAGATCCGGATGGCTGTGTTTTGATAAATGGGTAAGCGAAGGCGCAACTATACTGGTGAACCCTTTACTCAAACTCGTGCTCGGATGCTTTAAGCGGGTAATATGCGGGGACAAGATTAATTGGGGATCCACTCCGTGTCATCCCCGAGGATAGTTGTCGGGGATCCATAGCATCAATTTCTAGAAAGCTCTCTGACTTCCATTAAATCTGCTCCCTATATGATGCGTGGGATCAATGCCGTGACAGCACAATAGGCGGGGTTTTCCAACCCCGCTAATTAGCCTTAATCGGGGAAAATCGCGAAAGCCATCCAGCCGGGCATACACCCATGCATCATCCCCGATGATTACCCGATCAAAGCATTCGGGTACAGGCGTAATTGGGGATCCACGCCATCAATTAGTAGAACACCCCTCACAGTTGCAATAAATTTCCTCCCCATATTATGGGGAGGATTAAGGTGGGGGTTGGCTTACCGTCAATGCGAGATGGGGGAAGATACCTTTATGATGACAAGACTGTCTCCAACAATGTAGGTAGATTGTCTTGCACTTTGCTTTACATTTGGTTACAATGTAAAGCAAGGAGATATGGTATGTATGAGGTTAAACTATCAAGCAAAAATCAGATCGTAATACCTCGTGAAGCTAGAGATGCCCTTGGTGTCAAAGCGGGCCATAAAATACTTATTGTCGTGCGCGGCGATACTGCGATCTTGCTCCGTAAGCCAGGGAAATACTCCAAGTCGATTAGCGGTATTGGCAAAGGTCTTTATCAACCTGCGTATGTTGAAAAAGAAAGAGAAAGCTGGAAGTGAAGACAAAAAGCATTGAGGCTTTTCTCGAGCGACACATCAGGATCGGATTAGATACGTCTGTTTTTATCTTCCAGTTGGAAGAGAATCCAAAGTATCGGGAGCTTGTGAATAAGATTTTCGTCTGGCTAGAGGGTCCTAGAGCTCACTCTGTTACTTCAACAGTCACAATGCTTGAGCTTCTCGTCAAACCGTACCAGCTTTCTGATATTGACAGTGTCAATAAGTTCTATGCCCTGCTGTCTACCTACCCTCACCTGGAGTGGATCGCGCCAACATTAGAGATCGCCGACCTAGCAGCAAAGCTCAGAGCGGAATATAACTTAAGAACGCCAGATGCCCTTCAAGTCGCGACGGCTTTATCCCTTGAGGCAACTGGCTTTATTTCGAACGATACTGCGTTTCAAAGAATTACAGACCTTGAAATACTCATCCTGGATGAGTTGCTGATTGATCAGGGATAAATATTAAGAGCTCAGTCTAACGAGGATCAAGGAGGGTTTACTATTCCCGACGACGATAGGCGGGGTTTTCCAACCCCGCTTATTAGCTTTTACCGGATAGCATGGGAAAGCCCATCTAGCGAAGTACTCATAAATACGCCATCCCCGAGGACTCCCTACTAGAAACAGGTGGGGACGAGAGTAATCGGGGATCCACGCATTTTCTCCTGGAGTCCCGCTTACAATCCGCGGGAGACACCTATTTTGTCATCCGCGAGGACTTTTATCGGGGATCCATAGCATCAATTTCTAGAAAGCTCTCTGACTTCCATTAAATCTGCTCCCTATATGATGCGTGGGATCAATGCCGTGACAGCACAATAGGCGGGGTTTTCCAACCCCGCTTAGTTTGGTATCTGTCACTATTTTTTTTCTGCTGAGTGAAACTCAATTCTTGGAATATTTGTAAGATTTGTCCCAAAATACTGTTAGACTTATTCATCGAGGGAGTCCTTCTCCAGGGGTTCTTTTTTGTTACAAAAAAATTCTGCCTGTCTGAGGCTTCCTCCTTAAAACCTATTTTGTACAGATGTGATTTCAAATGATGGATTGAAAACCTATATATTAGTGTGCTATTGTTTTTCTAAATGAATCCATCCGGAGTCGTAAAAAAAACGCTTGAAAAAGGATCCAGAATAAAAATCTGGAAACAGGATCCTACTGTGCGAGAACCTGGGGTAAGAATCACCTTTGTCCACAATAAAGTATATCCTGGACCAAGCGATTCTCAGTTAGCTATTAAAGGTTTTGCCCCTATTTTGCCGGACATTAACGGAGATTTCCTCTTTCCTCCGCCTGAACAGTATATTGTGGAGGATATATATAATCTGCCAGAAATAAGTGAAGAAGAACAAAGATTTGATGCAGCTCATACCTATGCGGTTGTACGCAAAGTATTAACAATGTACCAGCGTGTATTGGGAAGGGAACTAAAATGGGTATGGAATAGTGGAAGTAATGCTGAACCACTTAGCATTTATCCACATGCTAATTTGGGAAGATCGGCATTTTATGACAGGGGCTTGAAGTCACTTAACTTTCAATATTTCTATGTACTGGGAAAACAGCCGGTTTTCACCTGCAGATCTATAGATGTTGTTTCGCACGAAATGGGTCATGCAATATTTGATTCACTAAAGCCCTATTGGAATGTCTTAGAAGATGGAAGGGGGCTTTCTCTGGCGATAGCTGCATTACAGGAGTCTTTATGCGATCTTACCTCTATTCTCTTTATACTGTCTCAATTGGATCTCGTTGAATATATAGTTGCACAGACAAAGGCTAACCTACGCTATGAAGATAACATACTCGCAACTTGGGGTGAAGAACTCGGGGTGATACCTGGCTACGGGGCTGCCAGAAACGCAGTTAATAATCTTAAATTAAGTGAGGCCGGCACAGAGATACATGGGATTTCCCAGGTTTTTACCGGCGCTGTTTACGATATGCTTTCAGAAATGTTTAATGCTGCAAGAGAGCCAAATATTCGTGACGACGCTGAAACGTTGTATCAGGTAAGTCAGTATATGCTACATCTATTAGTTCAATCTGTTATCCTTTCGCCCGATAGAAAGGCTTCTTTCGCAGATGTTGCCGATGAAATGATAAAAATAACAGAAGGAACTGGACGATTAGATCATGCAGCAATTATTAGAAATAATTTTATCTATAGAGACATCCTAACGGACAAGGGGGTGGCAAGTCCTTTCGATGATTTCACGCATATTTTCCCAGACTTCCGAGGGTGTTGCGGTACTTTGAACGGAGCAGCGGCCTCAAAATAATCAAGCGACTCGGATAACAGATAAGGACGACAGATTCTATTTTTATCATTTCTAAAAACAAGGGTGTCACCCATTATCTAAGCCATTCAATCACTTCCAATCTGATCTGGTTTAATGGCGTTTCTTTCAGCGTCTCCATCGAAAAAGGGGGGCGGGAGGAGTGGGAGCTTTTCCTTTTTAGAGGATTGACGCTGAAGCTCAATTTCTGACACGAGTATACTCGGTGCAATAGTTGACACCGGAACATACCCGGACTCCGCTCCGCAGAAACCATTGAAAACTTCATAGTCATCCCCTGTGGCAATTATCTTGTTAATGGAAACAAGGGGTGTTCCAACAATTTCAATATCCCGAACAAGCGTCTCCTTACCAGTCTCGGGATCAACCTTATATACAACCAGCGGTGTCGCGCTGAAAGCCTGAAAGTCATAGGTTGAGGTATTTGTTTCTCCTCCTGTCATTTTCCTGATGATAAGACCAAATGGCTTTTTTTGACGTTTTACTTCTTCGATGAGCAACGTCTTTAGTTCTGCCTTTGGATACTCCTTTTTAGATTTAACGATAGTATTGCTCATCCTCGCCATTGGCGCTCTTCTGTAAGCCGCCCTGCCGTGTCCATTAGACTTGTTAAAACCATTTATCGGTGTCCTAGAAAGAAGAAAATTCTTTAAAATACCATTCTCGACCAGAACCACCGTTTGACCAGGAACTCCCTCGTCGTCAATGGGGTAATATCCAAGAAGACGAGTTCCATTAAAGCTTTTTAATTCAGGATCATCAATGATTGATAGAAACGCGGGGATTATTTTTTCTTCAACCCTATCTTTAAAGGTCTGACCCTCTTTATCATTAATCTGCCTCTCACCCTCCAGCCTGTGGCCAACGGCTTCATGGAATACAATCCCTGCAGCCTCAGGCTCCAGTATCGCAGGCACATTTACTGGCGAAAGTGCCTCAGCACTTTTCATATCAACCGTTTCTTTAACTAAATCCCTCATAGCAGACTTCAATTTATCCGCCGAAGGAATATCTAGGGGTGTAACATAATATAAGTTTTCATAATTCTTGATTACCCTGCCATCATCCGCCCTCGTAAGAGCATCGGCGTCTATAGAATACAGAATCTCATCCCTAATATATCGGGCTCCCTCGGTGTTGACAAAATAAACGGTTTCCTTTTGGGCTGTTATTGAAACTGATGCATCAATTAAATCCTTATATTCCTTAAATACTGAAGAAACTTCCCTCATCTTGCTTTCCCAATCCTTGGGATTAAATACTAATTCGACCTCTGGTTCGTTATAAATATGAGGCTCTTCCTTGGAAAAACTGGGTATTTCTTCATCTTTAACTTCATCTACATGCTCGGCCTTCTTATTGAAATACTGTGTAAGGGCATACTTATAAGCAGCATCGGTTGCCTGCCATAAAACCGCCCTTATGGAATCAACATCGTTATCAAGTGGAATAATCGAGGAATCAAATGAAGAAGAATTGCCGCCTGAATTGCCTAATATCGAATTATCAAATTCATAATTTCCTACCCTCACGTCAACAAACAAACGCCTTGTCCTGTCATTGACCAACTCTGCTATCGCACCATATTTTCCCTTAATATTATAATAGGCGTTGTCCTTAATCTGATAACTTATGAAGTATGGTGCTTCATATCCATCGAGTCTTAGCTTTTTCCATGAACGACTTAATTCCATTTCCATCGCATTCAGCACCACAGTATCGCTTCTCTCCGACTCCGACACTGCCGTTAATGTAGTTAATGTAATTAAAAGGAATGAAAATATGATTATAGATAATACTTTTAACCTCATAGATAGACTTCCTCGCATGAAAAATGGTATCGACCGGAGCCTATATTGTCAATCTCATACCCCATCGATAACACCCTCGTTTCTCTTTCTAACTTCTTTGTCTTGATACTGAATAGATCCTGACCTATCGTCAGGACATGGTGCAGCACAGGTACAAAGAAGCAACCCTTCGACCCTTCGACAAGCTCAGGACTCAGGACTAGGCTACCCCCTTATTGTCATTCCCTAATTCCTTAATAGGGAATCCATGCTTTTAACTCTGGATCCCCGACTATTGATTTCGGGGATGACATGACAACTAAAAAATTTAATTCAACCCCACCCCGCAAATTTTTCTATACGTCTTCGTTCCTGATTTTCTTAACGCATTTTTTGGAAGGACACTTAAGTCCTTTTAATTCTGAGAAGGATTAATGAAAATAAATCTAATCATGAAATCGTAAGAATTTTACACACGAAATATTTAACATCTACAATCGCGAGGACAGTGAAGCGATCTTCTTTGCCTACGTCGACTGGATAACCCCGCAGCGAGTGCGGGGAATTCGCGTGATCAACAGTTCTGTATCAGTTCCCTGAGAAACCTGTTAAGCATGCTGGTCGACTTTCTTAAGTCAATCTGCGTTAATCTCAAGAATGGATAAATTAGCCTTGGGTTAAAAATTAAATACTTAAATGCAGTTAGTTTTCTGAGTTCTCCACAGCTACTGTAAAAATGTCTCATGTCTGGCAGTTCAACCTGATTATCATCTGATATTGATCTTACCGATATGACGGGAGCTCCGTAATCCTCGGCCGCCTCAATTACTCCCCATGTTTCCATATCCACACTTAAGGCACCCGTTTGGTCGTATAGTCGCCTCTTTTCATCTGGGTCATGTATAAATCTGTTTTCTGTGAGTAATCCACCCTTCATAAAATCTATAGATAACCCGCTTATGTCACAGAACAGCCTTTTCTTCTCATTCCTTTTTAAACTCAAGACCCATTCTCCAACTATAACATCTCCAACCTCGAGTCCATCCATGAGCGCACCACCGAGTCCAGCAGATATGATTAATTCGGGTTTGAATTTTTGTATTACGTAATTTGTTCCATCGCGTGCTCTCTTGATGCCGACACCCGTACGGGCAAAAACTATGGACTTCCCATCCAGGTCACCTTTAAAAAATTGTAGCTCATTCCAGGATCCTTGATCAGTTATCTGAAGATAGCCCTTATTGTCCTCCAATTCAAACCAGTTAGCACAAATAACCGCTATCAAATTTATGATCCCCTGTTCGATTTTCTCAAAACTGATTTATGTTTTATTCTTCCATTGTAAAGCTTCAAACAGCGCCTGAATCGCGATTCAGGCTTGATCAGACGATTACTCTCCAACGTAATGCTTTAAGTATAGGAAAACAATCAATGCTGCTAGTGCAACCCTGTAAATGACAAAAACCGTATAACTTCCTTTCTGGACATACCTCAAAAGATATTTTATTGCAAGGAATCCAAAAAAGGCGGAGCTAAATACGCCGGCTAAGAAAGGAAGGCTAGCCACTGTCGCAAAATCTAGGTGCCTTGATTCAAATATTGCAGCCCCAGCTATTATAGGTGCAGCGATTAAGAAGGAAAACCTTGCCGCCTCATCCCTCTTAAAACTCCTCATAAGTCCGCCTGTGATTGCAATACCCGAACGTGATACGCCAGGCACAATCGAAATAGCCTGAAAAAGCCCTATTATCAGGCCATCCCAAACGCTCATCTCTGAAATCTTCTTGTCTCTACCTGAAAATCTATCCGAAAAATAAAGGACTAAACCAAAGAAAAAAAGTGTAAAAGCGATAGCAAGCGGGTCTCTTAATATCCCGCTAGCCTTTTTTTCAAATAAAACCCCAGCGACAGCGCCCGGAATACACGCAATGATTATAATTAACCCCATTCTTCCATTCGGATAATCTTTAAAGCCCGAATTAAAAACACCACCAACAAGTTCAACTCCGATTGCGGACCATTCTCTCCAGAAATAATAAATAAGCGCGAGTAGAGTCCCGATATGAAGAGCGACATCATAAGGCAATCCGGGATCATGCCAGGAAAAGAACCACGGTAAAAGGACAAGGTGGGCAGTGCTGCTCACTGGAAAAAACTCTGATACGCCCTGTATAAACCCAAATATTAAAGACTGTATTAGACTCAATAAGCTATTCCCAGATTCATAGACTCCACTTTATAGAACCCTTTTAAGATATTTCCCAGTAAAAGATCCTTCAAAATGAGAAACCTCTTCCGGGGTTCCATTTGCAACCATCCAGCCTCCATTTTCGCCACCTTCTGGTCCTAAATCAATTATAAAGTCTGAGCATTTTAAAACCTCAAGATTATGTTCGATAACCACGATTGTATTCCCCGAATCTACGAGCCTCTGAAGCACATCAATTAACCTTTTTACATCTTCAAAATGAAGACCTATAGTGGGTTCATCGAGAACATACAACGTTTTACCAGTTGCCTTCTTCGATAGTTCCTTTGCAAGTTTTATTCTCTGGGCTTCGCCACCCGAAAGCGTCGTAGCTGATTGACCGAGCCGAATATAATCGAGTCCCACTGCGTGAAGCACTTCGAGTTTCTGTCTTAGTTTCGGAATACTGGAAAAGAATTCTAAAGCCTCGCTCACTGTCATTTCCAAAATGTCCGTAATGTTTTTTCCCTTATAACAGATGTTCAAAGTCTCCGAGTTGTACCTCTTGCCCCCGCACTGATCACACCTTACGTAAACATCCGGAAGAAAGTGCATTTCAATCTTCACGGTTCCATTTCCCTGACATCCACTGCACCTTCCTTCGTGCACATTAAAGCTAAACCTACTGGGGGCATACCCACGCAGCCTCGAATCTGGCAGTATTGAGAACAATTCCCTAAGGGGTGTAAAAAGGCCTGTGTAAGTGGCGGGATTTGATCTCGGGGTCCTTCCAATGGGAGTCTGATCAACATTCACCACCTTATCTATTTTATCATAGCCCTGTATCGCTTCATGCCTACCTACCCGCTCTCTCCCGCCATAGAATTTTGAGCAAAGGGCATTGTAAAGTGTGTCAATCACTAGGGTGCTCTTTCCGGAGCCGGATACACCAGTTACACAAGTAAAAACTCCAAGAGGAAAGGAAACGTCGAGCTTTTTCAGATTATTTTCACACGCGCCTTTGACCTCTAAAAAGGCCCTAGGGCTTCGCCTTGTATTAGGGACAGGGATCGAAAGTTGCTTTGAAAGGTAACTACCTGTGAGGGATCTTTCGTTTTTCATTAAATCGTGGATGCTTCCATGAGCTATAACCTCTCCACCCTTTTCACCGGCCCCAGGCCCCATATCTACAATAAAATCCGAGTTCCTAATGGTTTCCTCATCGTGCTCGACCACGATAATTGTATTCCCGCGATCCCTCAGGGACTTTAGTGTTGAAATAAGGCGCTGATTATCCTTAGGGTGCAAACCTATTGTCGGCTCATCGAGTACATAAGTAATCCCCGTGAGCCTGGAGCCAACCTGAGTTGCGAGCCGAATTCTCTGACCCTCGCCTCCGGAGAGTGTGGTCGCCGAGCGGTCAAGAGTGAGATAGCCAAGACCCACATCTCTCAAGAATTCTAGCCTCGATCCTATTTCGTTCTGTATCCGCTCACCGACCTCTCTTTCCTGCCCAGAAAAACTTAAATTACTGAAATATTCAATGCACTTATCTACCGTTTGCCTGGCAATATCGGAAATCGATTTTCCATCCAATAATATGCTAAGACTTTCTTTCTTCAACCTTGAGCCATTACAGGTAGAGCAGTCGACAGTGCGAATATACTTCGAAAGCTTCATCCTGACTTCGTCAGAAGATGTTTCATGATACCAATCGGAGATTATGCCAATAACGCCAGGAAATGTATCCCAATATTCGATCGATCCTCTACCGTTATCCCTATAAAA
The window above is part of the Thermodesulfobacteriota bacterium genome. Proteins encoded here:
- the argC gene encoding N-acetyl-gamma-glutamyl-phosphate reductase, with product MKTRVGILGATGYTGAELTRLLIRHPNVEIVWLTSEKFSGKKIYEVFPQFNNFIDVRCSSITKLKSFEIVDLAFSCLPGGKSMHFVERLIQTGTRVIDLSTDFRLSDHEEYKDLYGVEHACKDLLQSAVYGLPEIYKGRIRDAALVANPGCYSSSVIYGLAPVMNNGLLEDGSIRIDSKAGLAGAGRAPVLEHHFSESNETAVAFGIDKHDQKPEMEKQLSILSGGPVRLTFVPHRIPVNRGILTTIYSELREPLELERLWNLYLEYYAESSFIRVCNLGKYPSLKNVRSTNFCDIGIGFQDDVCITVVALDNLGKGAGGQAIQNMNIMFGFPEEEGLTIPCMYP
- a CDS encoding MerR family transcriptional regulator, whose amino-acid sequence is MTLEKLIKKAKKKKIDLGPNPAKTIRACVKLGLIPKPKRRISRINNGKKTTYYYPDNTLDKLVHIKALKSEGVSLEEIRESFALVYVQTALHDLIRQADDERIGQLAQIIGSKDKELEAIVQAPLIYVIEGMSQEEAKKILTLFCGVGFYALLEAEQELEKLKFNDARKALSKAIFYNSIAVLRLARTTGDTKLEATATDVYEKVVLEPIRKATESVRKEFKKSIDKYLREKGLNI
- a CDS encoding PIN domain-containing protein, with translation MKTKSIEAFLERHIRIGLDTSVFIFQLEENPKYRELVNKIFVWLEGPRAHSVTSTVTMLELLVKPYQLSDIDSVNKFYALLSTYPHLEWIAPTLEIADLAAKLRAEYNLRTPDALQVATALSLEATGFISNDTAFQRITDLEILILDELLIDQG
- a CDS encoding phosphopantetheine-binding protein, whose product is MKDNINSRIRKVLIEKMLSEVDPEEIKDDTPLIELGVGVDSVATLELLVALESEFEISIDEEDIDQNLLENIYSIAEYIGKRL
- a CDS encoding class I adenylate-forming enzyme family protein gives rise to the protein MKVIPDLLKHSARAHSEGIAVVDGEKRITYRTLFSMVQDLTSFLVSKGVGHGDRVAILLPNSLEFITSFFSVLEIGAISVPLNTAYKETELKYYISNSSPRIILTEEALRPMAEKSADQTGASLVVIRGAITDYSYSSNGVSREIQYNLIPDDEAIYLYSTGSTGKPKCVVRTHVNLIALAENHTQTVGWTEDDKILFVVPLSHTYALGNFISGIRVGGTLYVLSSFNRNRVIDLIEGEAITVFPAVPFMLDVLAKTYLPEPRHFSSLKLVISSGSPLSKEVFYRFHEKFGIYPRQLYGSTETGVIAINLSQDVEGNFDSVGQPVKNVEVKILREDGSVAGAGEEGEIAVKSTSMTRGYRNLPQDTMSVFKNGYYHTGDLGTTDKEGYIRIVGRKKMFISISGNKVNPREVEHQISGHSKVKEVVVFGVSDSEGNEVVKAVIVPRTDLTAKEIYEFCQGKIADFKIPRKIEFRESIPKGPTGKVIIGLLK
- a CDS encoding AbrB/MazE/SpoVT family DNA-binding domain-containing protein; the protein is MYEVKLSSKNQIVIPREARDALGVKAGHKILIVVRGDTAILLRKPGKYSKSISGIGKGLYQPAYVEKERESWK